The following DNA comes from Ardenticatenales bacterium.
TCGTGCGGCGGCTGCAAACGCTGCGGCCCCATTTTCGCCCCCCGGCGCTGGCCCGACATCCGCTGGGAGAACGGCTGCGCCAGGGGCTGGACCGCCTGCTGCCCGCGCCCGATTCCGACAGCATCATCGGCCAACTACGTGGCGCGATCAGCGAGGAAGGTCTGGATAAAGAGGCGCTGCAAGGCATCTGGTACATGCTCAACTACTCGCTGCAATACCAGGCGGGCGTCGTCAAGCGCCGCTTCACGGGCGAATACGAAACGGACCCCTGGGGGCTGGATTGGGAATTCCTGGACGCCGTGCGCCCGTTTCTTTCCTTCATGTATGGTGTCTATTGGCGCGTGGAGACGAGCGGCCTGGAGAATGTGCCCGACTACGGGCGGGGCCTGCTGGTGAGCAACCACTCCGGGCAAATCCCCTTCGATGCGGCCATGATTGAGGCGGCCATCCTCACCGAACATCCGTCACAGCGGTTGGCGCGCGCCCTCTACGCCGATTGGTTTGCCACCCTGCCTTTTGTCTCCATCCTGTTTGACAAAACGGGGCAGGCGCTGGCGCATGAGGAGAACGCCGCCCGCCTGCTGCAGCAGGATGAACTGGTTATCGTCTTTCCTGAAGGGTTCAAAGGGGGAGGCAAACTGTTCAAGGATCGCTACAAGCTGGCGCGTTTTGGTCGTGGCGGTTTTGTGCGCGCCGCGCTGCAAACGGCGGCCCCCATCATCCCTGTCTCCGTGGTGGGCGCGGAGGAAACGTACATTTCCCTGCACCAATCAAAAACGCTGGCCCGCCTTACCGGTTTCCCCTACGTCCCCATTTCGCCCATGTTCCCCTGGTTGGGGCTGCTGGGCGTGCTGCCGCTGCCCACGAAGTGGTACATTGACTTTGGCCCGCCGCTGCCGCTGGCGGACCACGGCCCCGCCGCCGCGGAAGATGCGGTGTTGCGCGCTCGCCTCAGCGAGCAGGTGCGCCACACGGTACAGCAGATGGTCTATCACCGTCTCGCCCGCCGTGACCATATCTTTCGCGGATAGCAGAAACCGTTTTTTGAAAAAATCGGGTTTCTTGTCCACAATGCTTCCCGGTTGATCTGGTATCTTGTCATTTGTGATAGATGCCGGCATTTTCCCCTAAGGACTGACGACGAAATAAAGTACGGAATTGCATCGTCAGTTTGAAGGAACGGTAAGGAAACAACTTCGTTGTCTCGCTTAATTTCCGTTTCTAAGTAACCGTCTGTAAAAAGTGTGAAGTTATTTTCGGGTAAATACTAAGCACGCCTTTGACCTGAAATTGAGCTTCCGGGTGGTTTATTGATACATGTGGCCCTGAGGCTGAATAGGATGGAGAATTTTGTCTACAACAACAGATTTGAAAGAACAGCTTCAAACGATTGCTTCCAATGACTTTGCTATCCCGGAGCATATTGAGCTATTTACACTTGCGCTGCGGATGATGGATCATATTGGTTCGCCGGACAAACAACTCCGCGATGATCTCATTTATACTGCTTTTGCAACATGGATTTTAGAAAACCATCTTTTTGACAGTGACCAGTTGCATCAACTATTGATGATTGCTCTGGATGATCAACACATTTTCTATTTTATTGGCGAAACAAACACTGATTCGATCTTTACACGCTCATTCTCTGTTTTGCTGCTACCACTTATTTTGATTGCCCATCGCCAGAAGCCATTTTTGCCTAAATCGGAAATAACGCGAATAAAAGAGAGATTGCTGCAATATCTTTTTGCGGAGAAGGATTTGCGAGGATATGTAGAGGGGAAAGGCTGGGCACATGCCGTTGCTCACGTGGGTGATGTGTTCGATGATTTAGCCCAGTGTTTGGAGGTGGAATCAGCGGACTTGTCGGAAATTCTCGAAGCCATCGCTGCCAAGATATGTGTTGATAGCATCCCGTATGTTCATGAGGAAGATGAACGGATGACAACGGCTGTGGTTAGTATTTTGCGGCGTCAACTGCTTGACGAAACAGACGTGGAAAACTGGATACGGTCATTTGCTACGCGAGTGCAAAAAACAGAGCCATCGCCTGCAAACCATACGCACCTCAATGTCAAGAATTTTCTACGAAGCCTATATTTTAGAATGTACCAACAGGACATTGAGGAGAAACTGACTCAAGCAGTTGCCGAGACTTTGCATGAAATCAGCTACTACAAAGACTAATGCCTGAACCGGTTTGCAGGTATATGCTTACGGATGGTAACTGCTAACCCTCTTAGGACCCTCCCAGGAGCTGAGCTTGTCGAAGTCCACATGGTGCCTTCGGCAGGCTCCGGCAACGGGCTATAAAGGCTCCGGTAACGGGCCAAGTAATGACTATGGATGTTTTACCGCAGTCCATAGAGATGATAGCCACTTTCTCCGATTTTTCACGAATACCACAAGAAAACTCAATTGGAAACCACCTTCAATCAAAATGACCAGAAGCCCATCCATCACAAGTAGGATTTGTCCTAAGATGACTCCTTGTTGAATGGAATGGTAAGCTTCTACGAATAACGTGACCAGAATAGGGACGCCATAGAAAACAAAGACAGTGGTAGAAATGGCCGAACCAAGCACCATCAAGATGGTATAGGCTTTGATTTTCCGTTGATCCTCAGATGAGAAAAGATCGAGTGGATTTGAAAGGACTTTGCCCGCTTGCTTTGGCAATAGGAACCGTTTGATTTGATCAAATAAATAGTGCAAATAGGCAAGCGAATCGTCAAATAAGCTGTAACAATGCAATAGGTCTAAGACGACGAAGTATATATCCGTGCGCATGTAAAATTGGAATTGCCAGAGAACGCCAAAAAAAATCAACAGAATCAAAGAAGATAATATTTTGTTGATGATTACTGGCAAATTGCCATACGCTAACAATAAGATTGCTACCGAGATAGGTATGAGGTCCCAGGCCATTCCGGCCAAATATACACGATAACGTCGCCGCCGCGGTATGGCCCAAAGCCCCGTTACATTGGTTTGCACAACTAAATCATATAAACGTGTGCCTAAGCTGAAATATGCCGGCACACCCAAAGAGCGGGCAGCGACAAGGTGAGCTATTTCGTGAACAGCCAAATTTGTCATAAATAAAGTGGTATTGACAAGTATGACAAGGCTCCCGATATTCGTCCAAAAGAAATCGTTGTAGCCAGGAATTAATTCGGGCTGAGTAGCTAGAGAAAAACCCGCCGCTACTAACAAAGCAGCGTATAGAATCTTCATTGGCATGCTAAATAGCCATTGTACATGATGTGCCCGGAGCCACGGCAAAGCAGATTTTTGTTCAGCACCGATGTTCAAAACATGCCCATCAATAGCTTTGATAAAACCAAGTTCGATCAAACTTTCCGCAAAAGACTCGACATCAAAATCCAACTCATACTCTTGTGTCAAAAAATCGGTTATTCCCTGTATAGAGTTGTTTTTCTGAAATAGCTCAATAATAAGCTTCCCCACTTCTGGCAAAGCGACGAATTCACCCGTTTCCATTCGACCAACAATGTAATCCCCATCTTCGACACGCATGGTTAAGTTATGTGTCGTTAGACGGGTTTCCGGTTGAAGGTTGTATGGGTTCAAATCATTTTGTTCTGTCATGTGTGGTTTTATGCAATGGATGAGGGCACATCCGTCAATAGATTTGGGACCAACGGATGCGCGGGGAAGGGTTCTTGCTTGTTGGACAATCCAGAGGAAATCTTGGGCGAAAGGGTCTGCGGAAAATAGGAAGTTGTTTTAGACGGGCACTAGGATGGATTCTTCCCGCATACCGGACAATCCACCCAAAACGGAGGCTCAATATAGTAAAGATGATCGTAAATCATCAAATTCTGATGGAATATACGTCCTAATGTTTGTGGCTGCAAATCCGTTAAGAAGTAAATGGCTTCAAGAGCACCCAAATGTCCGGTTAAACTCGCGGTGGGTGCGATAACGGCATTCACATCGAATATGTCGTAAAGATATTCGGAGTCGCGGCCATCCCGTATCAAGTTTCTGTTATTCTCATCATGGTTCATGCACTCATAGCATGGTGTATGAAAGGGATCGAAGATTCCAACCACAAGCATAGGTCCTGCATAGAGACACATCATCCAAGGGGTTCGGGTTATGTGCGCGGCCTCGTTTGTCCAACGCAAAATAAGTTCTCGGGGCTTGTCGGCACAAAGGATGAGCAAGTCACAACTTTCCATGAGAGGAACAAGCTCGTCAACGGATTGTACTTTTAATTCTTGACCTGTAATCTGGACATGCGAATTCATCTGACGTAAACGACGCATACTTTGTTCGACTTTAGGTAAACCGATGTCATTTTCAACGTAAAGTAACTGGCGATTCAAATTAGAAACTTCAATTTTGTCAAAGTCAACAACGTGCAACGAACCGATACCGGCGGCTACAAGGCTCATTGCCACAGCCGATCCCGATCCGCCTAGTCCCAAAAGGGTGACTCGTGCTGTCTTTAGTTTCGACTGTATCTCATATTTGTTGCTGCGAGGAGTCGCGTCCACCCAGCTAAAGTATTCAGTACTCCGGCTGTAACGCTCCAATTCATCTGGAGTAAACGCCAACGGGGGATCAGCCCCCATATCGTCAACAAAGCCCGCCTCTATAAGATCGCTGATAGCATCTCGCAGACTGTCCGCATCAAGTTCAGGAAAGATGCCTTGCATGTCGTTAACTATTGCATCTGTTGTTCGGGTACCATCCATCAATTGCATTAAGTGCCAGATAGTTCCCGCCTCATCATCCATTATCTCGGAACTAACGCCATATTGGATCGTGCCAACACGGATTCGATTTTCGGACAAACGAATGGGATTATGCACAAGTTTGATTTTTGGTAGTCTCATTGAGCCTGTTACTCCTGAATGATGCGCTTTGAACAAGAACGGCTTTCGGATCTCGCGGGCTTTTACGCATGTCGTGCTGGACTCTTCGGCTTCGCTCAGGGTAGGCAAGCGTTGCAGCGGCGTTAGGATGCTTCGCTTCGCTCAGAATGACAAAACCCAATCAGATGCCAAAGAATCGTAACTATTCGGTCTCCGGGGGCATGGTCCAACGAACCTTTCCGGTAGCTCAATTTCAGGCCAAAAGCGTCTTGTTGTTCGGGTCATTTAACAGGCAAACAGCTTCCGGGAAGATGGTAGATGGTGGTGAATAGTTACAAAAAAAGTGACTATACAGGTCATCTGCCCAGATTGGACCAATTTGCTCTGGTTGAATCTTATTGATGTCTACAAAATTGGTCCAATCTCTCGGAGACGTGAATAGTTACCAAAAAAATAGCAGGAGAACCATACAATTCTCCTGCTGTTTTGGGGACTCTTGCCAACAAACGGCTTGCAATTTGGTTAGGGACTTTCTTAGCCGGCACCCTGCTTGTGACGGGCGCCAGTTGTCTCGATTTTTTCAAGCTTGCGGATATGAATCTTGATTTTTGCTTGCTTTACAATGGTTTTTCCAACAAGATTGCTCAACTAGAATCAGCCCGCCCCTTGCGCATGCCGGGCACCAGTTGTCTCGATCTTCTCAAGTTTGCGGATTTGGATTTTGACTTTCTTCATTTATTACTCCTCTGTTGTTGTGTGTTGGCATGAGATCATTGTGGCTCGCAATTCTATCCAAATGGGTTCGCTATGTAAATGCTCCTTCTCTAGTAGCATTGTACTATTTGCTTAATCTGGCGGAAAAAAACATCCATAATGAAGAAACCGGCATTGTTTAGGCCTGGCGCTGAAATAAAACTCGAATTGCAGCGCCAGTTTGAAGAAGCGGTAAGGAAACAACTTGGGTGTCTTCTTTAATTTCCGCTACTTGGTGGCTGTCCGCGAATAAGTTGGCGGAATTGTGCGGACAGTGGCTATCATGGACGGCTTGTCAGTAATCGTCCGTAAGAAGCATGACGTTATTTTCGGACGGTTACTCAGATACGCAAGAGCGCAAAAATCTCCCCCCTTTTTTCTTCGCTTTCTAAAACATCTTCCATCGTGAACCAATGATTGACGTTTTTTTGATTCGTTTGCAGATCAATAACCGACTGCGGCGTCATCGAAACTTCTTGCAGTATCAAAATTGTTACCGAGTCGGGGTTTTCTTCTTTAGACCGGCTCAAACTCTTGATTGCGGCTCCTACTCGTTCCAAAACACCAGCTTTGTCGATTCCCCCCTTTACTTCAATAGTGGCCACAATTTTGTCGTCCTGATAAAACCCAATGTCCGGCTCATCGGCAAACACCACTACTCGATGGTCCGTCAATGTCATGCGCGGTTTATCATCAATCTCTTCTGCCACTAACCCACTTTCGCGCAATCTACGGCGGATGATACCCTGAAGAACGATCTCCATTTTACGGCCTTTGGTGTTTTGCCACGAACCTTGCGCTTGTGAACCCGCCGCCATACCCCGCCACAGGTCAAATTCACGGGCGTCAATCTTTTCACCAGCTTCAATCAGTTTGCTGATGATGTTGTTAAGGTGTTGGGCAATTATCTCGGCGGTCGCAGGCTTTGGTAGCTTCCCTTTTTCATAGCGCATCGTAGACAAGCCAACTTGATTCATTGATTTTTGCGACACCATCGCCAACATTCTGTAATAACCGGTTGAACGAGAAACATTCACCAGCACATCTGGATGGGCAAAAACGGTGATAGGCTTGATTCCCCGATGAATAACTTTATTCCAGGCTTTGTCAGAAATTGCCAGGCGACTTCTATTCCAATTCAGGCTTTCTCCTTTAATGTCCTCAATCTTTTCAGCGGCTTCCAATAGCTCCCATTCGTGGAGTTTTTGATGAAAGAACTCGCTTTTTGCCAGTTGGTCAATGGACCAGCTTCGTTTTTTACTGACCGTCATGATTTTTCCCAGATGGTGATACTTTTGCGAAGGGCCTCGCGGCCAAATTTGCCCATTTGTTGGCTGCTATTACCTTTGCGCTGCGGCAAGACATAAATTTTGTGAGGCGTAAATCCAATCTGTTCGGCCAGATTTGTACTCAATGTATCAACGGGGATTATCTCTCCGGCATATCTAACATTGTCATTGACAAACACAACCCTGGCCCCCCGGCGGCAAACGCGAGATAGCTCGGCAAATACAAAAGTCAATTCGGTAAAATACTGATCAATCATTGATATAACACCCCGATTATTCACGTCACCCCGCTTGTGCCGGGCAATCAGAGCGTCGTTTATTTCGGCAAGGGCTTTGTTCTCTTGGGTCACAGCCAGAATTTGTTGAAAGCGATGTTGTTGCCCTAGTGACCGATAAAATATCTCTAACGCACTTTCTTTTGATTTATTCTCTACCGTGCAAGAAAGTTGACTCTGGCGCAAGTTGAAAATCTCCTCATCTACGCCCAGATAGGCCAATTCTAAAGCAT
Coding sequences within:
- a CDS encoding XcyI family restriction endonuclease, with the translated sequence MTVSKKRSWSIDQLAKSEFFHQKLHEWELLEAAEKIEDIKGESLNWNRSRLAISDKAWNKVIHRGIKPITVFAHPDVLVNVSRSTGYYRMLAMVSQKSMNQVGLSTMRYEKGKLPKPATAEIIAQHLNNIISKLIEAGEKIDAREFDLWRGMAAGSQAQGSWQNTKGRKMEIVLQGIIRRRLRESGLVAEEIDDKPRMTLTDHRVVVFADEPDIGFYQDDKIVATIEVKGGIDKAGVLERVGAAIKSLSRSKEENPDSVTILILQEVSMTPQSVIDLQTNQKNVNHWFTMEDVLESEEKRGEIFALLRI
- a CDS encoding DUF2785 domain-containing protein, whose protein sequence is MMDHIGSPDKQLRDDLIYTAFATWILENHLFDSDQLHQLLMIALDDQHIFYFIGETNTDSIFTRSFSVLLLPLILIAHRQKPFLPKSEITRIKERLLQYLFAEKDLRGYVEGKGWAHAVAHVGDVFDDLAQCLEVESADLSEILEAIAAKICVDSIPYVHEEDERMTTAVVSILRRQLLDETDVENWIRSFATRVQKTEPSPANHTHLNVKNFLRSLYFRMYQQDIEEKLTQAVAETLHEISYYKD
- a CDS encoding PqqD family protein, producing MTEQNDLNPYNLQPETRLTTHNLTMRVEDGDYIVGRMETGEFVALPEVGKLIIELFQKNNSIQGITDFLTQEYELDFDVESFAESLIELGFIKAIDGHVLNIGAEQKSALPWLRAHHVQWLFSMPMKILYAALLVAAGFSLATQPELIPGYNDFFWTNIGSLVILVNTTLFMTNLAVHEIAHLVAARSLGVPAYFSLGTRLYDLVVQTNVTGLWAIPRRRRYRVYLAGMAWDLIPISVAILLLAYGNLPVIINKILSSLILLIFFGVLWQFQFYMRTDIYFVVLDLLHCYSLFDDSLAYLHYLFDQIKRFLLPKQAGKVLSNPLDLFSSEDQRKIKAYTILMVLGSAISTTVFVFYGVPILVTLFVEAYHSIQQGVILGQILLVMDGLLVILIEGGFQLSFLVVFVKNRRKWLSSLWTAVKHP
- a CDS encoding ThiF family adenylyltransferase; this translates as MRLPKIKLVHNPIRLSENRIRVGTIQYGVSSEIMDDEAGTIWHLMQLMDGTRTTDAIVNDMQGIFPELDADSLRDAISDLIEAGFVDDMGADPPLAFTPDELERYSRSTEYFSWVDATPRSNKYEIQSKLKTARVTLLGLGGSGSAVAMSLVAAGIGSLHVVDFDKIEVSNLNRQLLYVENDIGLPKVEQSMRRLRQMNSHVQITGQELKVQSVDELVPLMESCDLLILCADKPRELILRWTNEAAHITRTPWMMCLYAGPMLVVGIFDPFHTPCYECMNHDENNRNLIRDGRDSEYLYDIFDVNAVIAPTASLTGHLGALEAIYFLTDLQPQTLGRIFHQNLMIYDHLYYIEPPFWVDCPVCGKNPS
- a CDS encoding acyltransferase family protein, whose amino-acid sequence is MLNYSLQYQAGVVKRRFTGEYETDPWGLDWEFLDAVRPFLSFMYGVYWRVETSGLENVPDYGRGLLVSNHSGQIPFDAAMIEAAILTEHPSQRLARALYADWFATLPFVSILFDKTGQALAHEENAARLLQQDELVIVFPEGFKGGGKLFKDRYKLARFGRGGFVRAALQTAAPIIPVSVVGAEETYISLHQSKTLARLTGFPYVPISPMFPWLGLLGVLPLPTKWYIDFGPPLPLADHGPAAAEDAVLRARLSEQVRHTVQQMVYHRLARRDHIFRG